The Pedobacter roseus genome contains a region encoding:
- a CDS encoding dihydrodipicolinate synthase family protein — protein sequence MENSQKGFIPVMLTPFLSNGNIDYPALTQLTEIYLQAGASGLFANCLSSEMFELSDKERIQAIKHVIKVANGAVPVVATGTFGGEIAKQADFIKEVSDAGVEAVIAITSLLANEGDSDEIFNDRVFDLLHQTDEIPMGFYECPVPYKRVLKPQQLADFVATGRVIYHKDTSLDLNQIKEKLKLTEGYAFGLYDAYMVHAVDSLKAGASGLSCIQGNYFPELIVWLCDHYNDESLNDEVQAVQQFLIDNMEVMHHVYPVVSKYFLQKRGLNISTFTRRNVGAFTTSEEKGMETLFDDYTSLRNNLNIKVFI from the coding sequence ATGGAAAACTCACAAAAAGGGTTCATCCCGGTTATGCTCACGCCATTTTTGAGCAATGGGAATATCGATTATCCTGCTTTAACACAACTTACTGAGATTTATTTACAGGCAGGAGCTTCAGGTTTGTTTGCCAATTGCCTCTCGAGCGAAATGTTCGAATTAAGTGATAAAGAAAGAATCCAGGCCATAAAACATGTGATAAAGGTGGCAAATGGCGCAGTACCTGTTGTAGCCACCGGAACCTTTGGTGGTGAAATTGCCAAACAAGCCGATTTTATAAAGGAGGTTAGCGATGCAGGCGTAGAAGCTGTAATTGCAATTACCAGTTTATTGGCCAATGAAGGGGATAGCGATGAAATATTTAACGACCGCGTGTTCGATCTGCTGCATCAAACGGATGAAATTCCGATGGGTTTTTACGAATGCCCTGTACCCTACAAAAGAGTATTAAAGCCACAGCAACTGGCCGATTTTGTCGCTACAGGAAGGGTAATTTACCATAAAGATACCAGCCTTGATCTTAATCAGATAAAAGAAAAACTTAAACTCACCGAAGGTTATGCCTTTGGTTTATACGATGCCTACATGGTTCACGCAGTTGATTCGCTAAAAGCAGGTGCTTCAGGGTTATCCTGTATTCAGGGCAATTATTTTCCGGAGTTAATTGTTTGGTTATGTGATCATTATAATGATGAATCGCTTAATGATGAGGTACAGGCCGTGCAACAGTTTTTGATCGATAACATGGAGGTGATGCATCATGTTTATCCGGTAGTATCTAAATATTTTCTGCAAAAACGGGGTTTAAACATTTCTACTTTTACACGAAGAAATGTGGGTGCATTTACCACAAGCGAAGAGAAAGGAATGGAAACCTTGTTTGATGATTATACTTCGTTACGTAATAATCTGAATATTAAGGTTTTTATATGA
- a CDS encoding AraC family transcriptional regulator yields MKPHFHKVPITLQSSFSIRHDIKPDFGNIWHYHPELELHYVIKGEGVRFIGDNISNFVPDEMVLLGENLPHTWRCKDEYFQNNPDLTTEAMVIHFLPDCLGKYMLTLPEAYLIPKLFEKAKSGMVIKGKAKDKLVDLMRAAVDATNLDRIIILLSILKTLAETDEYSTIVTSKNTFYQSNESETLRINKICNYTLSNYKKDITLEEVASLSNLSVTSFCRYFKLMTKKTFYDFLIEIRVSHACRFLIENKLPTEMICFDCGFNNVSNFYRHFKKVTGMTPLDYKRKYLN; encoded by the coding sequence ATGAAGCCCCATTTTCATAAAGTTCCCATTACTTTACAAAGTTCTTTTAGTATCCGTCACGACATTAAACCCGATTTTGGAAACATCTGGCATTATCATCCCGAACTCGAACTTCATTATGTAATTAAAGGTGAAGGTGTCCGATTTATTGGCGACAACATCAGTAATTTTGTGCCTGATGAGATGGTACTTTTGGGAGAAAACCTCCCGCATACCTGGCGTTGTAAAGATGAGTACTTTCAGAACAACCCCGACCTCACAACGGAAGCCATGGTGATCCATTTCTTGCCCGATTGTTTAGGTAAATATATGCTCACTTTGCCCGAAGCTTACCTGATCCCCAAATTGTTCGAAAAAGCCAAAAGTGGCATGGTAATTAAAGGTAAGGCCAAGGATAAACTGGTCGATTTAATGCGGGCTGCTGTTGATGCTACGAATTTAGACCGCATTATTATTTTACTCTCCATACTAAAAACACTGGCAGAAACGGATGAATATTCGACCATTGTAACCAGTAAAAATACTTTTTATCAATCGAATGAATCGGAAACTTTACGCATCAATAAAATTTGCAATTATACCCTCAGCAACTATAAAAAGGACATCACCTTAGAGGAAGTGGCATCGTTAAGTAATTTAAGTGTGACTTCTTTCTGCCGTTATTTTAAACTGATGACTAAAAAGACTTTCTATGATTTTCTGATTGAGATCAGGGTGAGCCACGCCTGCCGTTTCCTGATTGAGAATAAGTTACCTACCGAGATGATTTGTTTTGATTGCGGCTTCAATAATGTATCTAATTTTTATCGCCACTTTAAAAAGGTAACGGGAATGACGCCATTGGACTATAAAAGGAAGTATTTGAATTAA
- a CDS encoding DUF3826 domain-containing protein: protein MKLSLLAFMLTFSGMTAIFAQTNAAADKETYTKMITDRAAKIVTNLGLTDARKTEKVTVIVRDQYSNLNDIYAARDARVKEIKEKNKDNKVERDSALAKDGRIVETALNKLHKKYISKLSAQLTNEQVELVKNGMTYNVLPITYKAYQEEILTLTEDQKKQILIWLTEAREHAMDAESSDKKHAWFGKYKGRINNYLSAAGYDLKKEGIEWEKRRKARAEAN from the coding sequence ATGAAATTATCCCTTTTGGCCTTTATGTTAACGTTCTCCGGCATGACAGCCATTTTTGCACAAACTAATGCCGCTGCTGATAAAGAAACCTATACCAAAATGATTACCGATCGTGCTGCTAAAATTGTGACCAATTTAGGCCTTACCGATGCCAGGAAAACAGAAAAAGTAACGGTAATTGTGCGCGATCAGTACAGCAATCTGAATGATATTTACGCGGCGCGTGATGCCAGGGTTAAAGAAATTAAAGAAAAAAACAAAGATAATAAGGTAGAACGCGACTCGGCACTGGCTAAAGATGGCCGCATTGTAGAAACAGCTTTAAATAAACTGCATAAAAAATACATCAGCAAACTTTCTGCGCAACTAACTAATGAGCAGGTAGAACTGGTAAAAAACGGCATGACTTATAATGTATTGCCCATCACTTATAAAGCTTATCAGGAAGAAATTTTAACGCTGACCGAAGATCAGAAAAAACAGATCCTAATCTGGTTAACCGAAGCGCGGGAGCATGCCATGGATGCAGAATCATCTGATAAAAAACATGCCTGGTTCGGCAAATACAAAGGCCGCATTAATAATTACTTATCAGCAGCAGGCTACGACCTTAAAAAGGAAGGCATAGAATGGGAGAAAAGGCGAAAGGCCAGGGCTGAAGCCAATTAA
- a CDS encoding SusC/RagA family TonB-linked outer membrane protein — protein MIFKTLRKTPWVLMLLLCAFTSVFAQQKQIKGKVVDKKDGQPIPGVSVGIRGKTNNVSTNDKGEFALVADPASDVLVFTYVGYVRQVVTLSGKSTLEISLAEDTNGLDDVIVVGYGTKKKSEILGSVANIKAEEIQDLPVPNIAAALRNKIQGVGVNTVSGKPGSSITLNIRNSTASDQSKLYGVTSEPLYVIDGITVTRDEFDNIDISMVEDISFLKDASAAIYGASGAKGVVLVTTKRGKAGKPKISYTGYVGYQDNTSDVKMLSAYDHATLLNDANKIKNAPTSSLFSDADLEVLKNNPNKSWFDELWKVASTNRHNINISGGSNAITFFAGGNYYNETGNYGGITYNKYAFRSGMNAKIFPGLTADVTLNTDFNKKNSDTYKNGGENDQAFFQQLITTPMWVPIQIDGKPVNYNGNTNPLAVINSGNNIYSKSQGLNINASLNYSPSFIKGLTASVRFGKNNRSGSSGQYIPPYTVYNFKMTGQNGLLYTNEPTTAITAVGLANTILLKGNDMASSYQAIGSLSYNRQIGKHSITALAAFDQSENNSESLSVYWRNQVLPNVNQYWGFDQSTFTMQENTFGEAVQRSFITRFSYDFDKKYLLEAIGRWDASSNFAPGNRWGLFPSLGLGWVISQENFFKENVKFVSNLKVRANYGMVGESRVDARLWQSRYKVDPNGYSYNESMYGGLNPSILPNPDITWEKARTMNLGLDAALFNNKLNITYEFYHRYSYDMFDKGNNENFPMYAGFEAPIVNYQQRTSWGHEITLGYRTKLGKDFGISTDVMFGFGNSRIDRMFYNQFQLWDTTYPDLKYQFGTNPNVYNTSNYGLISKGMLRTQADVDALLNKYPTYTINGSVPQVGWLYYEDVNGDGKITEKDQTLMFKSLNSFGVGFNVGLTYKAFSLNTNFVTRFGGKAFFDTKSKAPASTTVNVPAYWKDHWTPENTNAEFPRFDDPSIAAGWNSTFWARSGTMIRINNMTLTYKMPRNFMNKLGIADSRFVLTGNNLWTIINPLDYKDPYSSTIYDYPTLRTISVGLNVSL, from the coding sequence ATGATCTTTAAAACTTTACGAAAAACCCCATGGGTTTTAATGCTGCTGCTTTGTGCTTTTACAAGCGTTTTTGCCCAACAAAAACAGATAAAAGGTAAGGTGGTGGATAAAAAAGACGGGCAACCCATACCCGGAGTCAGCGTTGGTATCCGTGGAAAAACCAACAATGTGAGTACCAACGATAAAGGTGAATTTGCCCTGGTTGCCGATCCGGCCAGCGATGTACTCGTATTTACTTATGTGGGTTATGTTCGACAGGTGGTTACCCTGTCTGGCAAATCAACTTTAGAAATCAGCCTGGCTGAAGACACTAATGGCCTTGATGATGTAATTGTGGTAGGCTATGGTACTAAAAAGAAATCAGAAATTTTAGGTTCTGTGGCCAATATTAAAGCCGAAGAAATTCAGGATCTTCCTGTTCCCAATATCGCAGCTGCTTTGCGTAACAAAATACAGGGCGTTGGCGTTAATACCGTTTCAGGTAAACCTGGTTCGTCCATCACTTTAAATATCCGTAATTCAACTGCTTCCGATCAATCAAAACTCTATGGCGTTACTTCCGAACCGCTTTATGTTATCGATGGAATTACAGTAACCCGCGATGAATTCGACAATATCGATATCTCTATGGTAGAAGATATTTCATTTTTGAAAGATGCTTCGGCAGCCATTTATGGTGCATCTGGTGCAAAAGGTGTTGTTTTAGTTACCACCAAAAGGGGAAAAGCAGGGAAACCTAAAATTAGCTATACCGGTTATGTTGGTTATCAGGATAATACCAGTGATGTGAAAATGCTCAGTGCTTATGATCATGCTACTTTACTGAATGATGCCAACAAAATTAAAAACGCCCCAACTTCATCCTTATTTTCAGACGCTGATCTGGAAGTTTTAAAAAACAATCCCAACAAGAGCTGGTTCGATGAGCTTTGGAAAGTAGCTTCAACCAACAGGCACAACATTAATATTTCTGGTGGTTCGAATGCCATTACCTTTTTTGCAGGCGGTAATTATTACAATGAAACCGGTAACTACGGAGGTATTACTTATAATAAATACGCTTTCCGTTCAGGTATGAATGCTAAGATTTTTCCGGGTTTAACTGCCGATGTAACTTTAAATACTGATTTTAACAAGAAAAACAGCGATACCTATAAAAATGGCGGGGAGAATGATCAGGCCTTTTTCCAACAGTTGATTACCACCCCAATGTGGGTACCTATACAGATTGATGGCAAACCCGTAAACTACAACGGAAACACCAACCCCTTAGCGGTTATCAATTCTGGCAATAACATTTACAGTAAATCGCAAGGTTTAAACATCAACGCATCATTAAACTATAGCCCTTCTTTTATTAAAGGTTTAACGGCAAGTGTACGTTTTGGTAAAAACAACAGGAGCGGGAGTAGTGGACAGTATATTCCGCCATATACCGTTTATAATTTCAAAATGACCGGTCAGAACGGATTGTTGTACACCAACGAGCCTACTACAGCCATTACCGCTGTTGGTTTGGCTAATACCATATTATTAAAAGGTAACGATATGGCCTCGAGCTATCAGGCAATTGGATCATTAAGCTACAACCGCCAGATCGGCAAACACTCCATCACCGCTTTAGCTGCTTTCGATCAGTCGGAGAACAATAGCGAATCGCTTTCCGTTTACTGGAGAAATCAGGTGTTACCTAATGTAAACCAATATTGGGGTTTTGACCAATCTACCTTCACCATGCAGGAAAACACTTTTGGTGAAGCCGTACAACGTTCATTCATTACCCGTTTCAGTTACGATTTTGACAAGAAATACCTATTGGAAGCTATAGGAAGATGGGATGCCTCATCAAATTTTGCTCCCGGTAATCGTTGGGGTTTATTTCCGAGTTTAGGTTTGGGCTGGGTAATTAGTCAGGAAAATTTCTTTAAAGAAAACGTAAAATTTGTAAGCAATTTAAAAGTGCGTGCCAATTATGGTATGGTAGGAGAAAGCCGGGTAGATGCCCGCTTATGGCAATCGCGTTATAAGGTAGATCCGAACGGTTATTCTTATAACGAATCGATGTATGGTGGTTTAAATCCATCAATTTTGCCAAACCCTGACATTACCTGGGAGAAAGCACGTACCATGAACTTAGGTTTGGATGCAGCCTTATTTAACAATAAACTGAACATTACCTACGAGTTTTATCACCGCTATTCTTATGATATGTTTGATAAAGGCAATAACGAAAACTTCCCGATGTATGCCGGGTTCGAAGCACCGATTGTAAATTATCAGCAAAGAACATCCTGGGGTCACGAAATTACATTGGGTTACCGCACCAAGCTGGGTAAAGATTTTGGCATATCAACCGATGTGATGTTCGGTTTTGGCAATAGCCGTATCGACAGGATGTTTTATAACCAGTTCCAGTTATGGGATACTACCTATCCGGATCTTAAATACCAGTTTGGCACCAATCCAAATGTATACAATACCTCAAACTACGGGCTGATTTCGAAAGGAATGTTAAGGACACAGGCCGATGTAGATGCTTTATTGAATAAATACCCTACCTATACCATTAACGGATCAGTACCGCAAGTGGGCTGGCTATACTATGAAGATGTTAACGGCGACGGAAAGATCACTGAAAAAGACCAGACGCTAATGTTCAAAAGCCTTAATTCTTTTGGTGTTGGTTTTAACGTTGGCCTTACCTATAAAGCCTTTAGTTTGAATACGAATTTTGTAACCCGTTTTGGCGGAAAAGCATTTTTTGATACCAAATCTAAAGCTCCGGCAAGCACAACAGTAAATGTTCCGGCTTATTGGAAAGATCACTGGACACCTGAAAACACCAATGCAGAGTTTCCACGTTTTGATGATCCTTCTATTGCTGCTGGTTGGAATTCGACCTTCTGGGCAAGAAGCGGCACCATGATCAGGATCAACAACATGACGCTGACCTATAAAATGCCGAGGAATTTCATGAATAAATTAGGCATTGCCGATTCTCGATTTGTATTAACGGGCAATAACCTGTGGACAATCATCAATCCTTTAGATTACAAAGATCCTTATTCATCAACCATTTACGATTACCCTACGCTCAGAACCATCTCAGTAGGATTAAATGTAAGCCTGTAA
- a CDS encoding RagB/SusD family nutrient uptake outer membrane protein yields the protein MILKNKTTLLIGMMAMLILFSTSCKKDFFDLEDRNGMDSRIWDNEGSIQFLLNDTYDVTMPDFPYEITADNVIYASDEDKFSSSESIMRKAIGVNGVLTSNDVKFIATKYQGNKGDNRYFDIARCNVALKEIPKGTLSQISKNKLRGQFFALRAITYFQLVRLYGGVPLVLETQDPDNLTLTGRAKASACFQAIVSDLDSAMNLLNGVTWVDATERGKFTRQAAAALKARVLLYWASPQFNPTNNPAHPFDQSRWQKAYEANKEAYDICKAAGASLMPNYADIFLKEGTANPEAIIVRSYSAKLSKRGQNVEQRSRPTEEGGNASAFTPTLQLVNAYTMKDGVPVGQASSFTYDPVVFWVNRDPRLDASIAYNGSPWKLSGLATRKQWCYNGGITEASPQGFYLKKFCDPDLAKGSVINANDFGGNGLDWVELRFAEVIINYAECANEIGNLQEAKDLIKQIRIRAGIQPGTKNYGLDLATSKELMRDLIMNERMVEFSFEGKRSFDLRRTRRYHLLSGQMQTIQWTVKTTALKTELEAVGTNGIRFRESINVNDRATFDKYFAATNVNQGPNGFGILDTYYFYALPSTFMNSSPLLDQTIGWDGGTFDPL from the coding sequence ATGATTTTAAAAAATAAAACCACATTGCTGATCGGAATGATGGCGATGCTTATCTTATTCTCTACTTCCTGCAAAAAGGATTTTTTCGACCTCGAAGATAGAAACGGAATGGATTCACGGATTTGGGATAACGAAGGTTCTATCCAGTTTCTTTTAAATGATACCTACGATGTAACCATGCCCGATTTCCCTTACGAAATAACGGCCGATAATGTGATTTATGCCAGTGATGAAGATAAATTCTCTTCTTCAGAATCAATTATGCGTAAGGCCATTGGGGTAAACGGGGTTTTAACCTCAAATGACGTGAAATTTATTGCCACCAAATACCAGGGCAATAAGGGTGATAACCGTTATTTTGATATTGCCCGCTGCAATGTTGCCTTAAAAGAAATCCCGAAAGGAACTTTATCACAAATTTCGAAAAACAAGTTGCGCGGACAGTTTTTCGCGCTAAGGGCCATTACCTATTTCCAGTTGGTAAGGCTTTATGGTGGAGTGCCACTGGTGCTTGAAACACAGGATCCTGATAATTTAACGCTCACCGGGCGTGCAAAAGCATCGGCATGTTTCCAGGCCATCGTAAGCGATCTCGATTCGGCCATGAACCTGTTAAATGGAGTAACCTGGGTTGATGCTACCGAAAGGGGCAAATTTACCCGTCAGGCGGCAGCTGCATTAAAAGCAAGGGTTTTATTGTACTGGGCTAGTCCGCAGTTTAACCCCACCAATAATCCCGCACACCCATTCGATCAAAGCAGGTGGCAAAAAGCTTACGAAGCCAATAAAGAAGCTTACGATATCTGTAAAGCTGCCGGAGCATCGTTAATGCCAAATTATGCCGATATTTTCCTTAAAGAAGGAACGGCTAATCCTGAAGCCATTATTGTTCGTTCATATTCGGCCAAACTTTCTAAAAGAGGACAAAATGTAGAACAAAGAAGCAGACCTACAGAAGAAGGTGGCAATGCATCTGCTTTTACACCAACCTTACAATTGGTAAATGCCTACACCATGAAAGATGGTGTTCCGGTAGGGCAGGCCAGTTCTTTCACTTATGATCCGGTGGTATTTTGGGTAAACCGCGATCCCCGTTTAGATGCAAGCATTGCTTATAACGGAAGTCCGTGGAAATTAAGCGGCCTGGCTACCCGTAAACAATGGTGTTACAATGGTGGCATTACCGAAGCATCACCACAGGGTTTTTATTTAAAGAAATTTTGCGATCCTGATCTTGCTAAAGGTTCAGTAATTAATGCCAACGATTTTGGTGGAAACGGTTTAGACTGGGTAGAGCTCCGTTTTGCCGAAGTCATTATAAATTATGCCGAATGTGCCAACGAAATCGGCAATTTACAAGAAGCGAAAGACCTGATTAAACAGATCAGGATCAGGGCAGGGATACAACCGGGAACTAAAAACTATGGTTTAGACCTGGCTACTTCAAAAGAACTGATGCGCGACCTGATCATGAACGAACGTATGGTTGAGTTTTCTTTCGAGGGCAAACGCTCATTCGATCTAAGACGCACCCGCCGTTACCATTTATTGAGCGGCCAAATGCAGACTATTCAATGGACAGTGAAGACAACCGCATTGAAAACCGAATTAGAAGCTGTAGGTACCAATGGTATCCGTTTCAGGGAAAGCATTAACGTAAACGACCGCGCTACGTTTGATAAATATTTTGCTGCAACCAACGTAAATCAAGGGCCTAATGGTTTTGGGATATTGGATACCTACTATTTTTACGCCCTGCCGTCTACATTTATGAATTCGAGTCCATTGTTAGATCAAACCATAGGGTGGGACGGTGGAACATTCGATCCGTTGTAA
- a CDS encoding SusC/RagA family TonB-linked outer membrane protein, which translates to MNLKFLRKISLSLLFMLLASTILFAQDRKVTGKVVDQADGQGIPGVNVSLKGIPSNVSTNSDGNFTIQIKSDADVLVFSFIGYVRQQITVGKQTNIAVRLVSENKSLEDVVVVGYGTQKRSHLTGAVVDIKATEVEDLPASNIGAALAGKILGVGVSGGISRPGSTAKLTIRNPNTIFSKDGGSTDPLYVIDDVIQINPQNGQPDATLFNNLDPSEIESLSFLKDASAAIYGTRAGNGVVLVKTKRGKIGPPRISYSGSYAVNDEAYRTKMLSAYQFGMYYNIMNGPNGANVNPTGASAADSFFSQDELEHFKNINYDWLEDAWKSAYNMKHTLSISGGSDRATYFGDIAYYKQDGNLSSLDFKRWNFRSGADIKVATNLKVGLQVSGNNSELIKTFNKIGSELDDNDYRNLILAPRYVPIYINGYPVKLPGTTNDFSTYHFYEIEKLGNLANTRTTNYTVNLNAQYDIPFVKGLSARATYSRNMGSSAGSQIGTKYNVYTFKKLGTNEHIYDGATQPTALVASNGNRLYYSNTTQSSTQSNFLLTYNRTFGKHTIGALATVERSEQAYDNEVVFKADPIQQTNGQFNSATGAIDGSTTKSEGGSLSYVARANYSYADKYLAEFMFRSDASTKFAPGNYWGNFYSGSLGWVISEEDFFKVPGIDFLKLRYSIGLLGNDQTKAWLWRQRYTFQDGKGAVFGGDGNATAGYKMEASPNPDATWSDELKNNIGIDAKFLKNRLTFSADGYYNHATNILTEVTSNIPITIGGSVASQNYATADYFGYELGIGWNDKIGKDFSYGVDFRFAWSDNKVIKADYNANDVLYPWNPRNGTSSDVGKWGYDYLGMFKDQQEIDAYVNQYKITSVNPGAAGSGSAILAKDLKPGMLYYRDVRGPLQPDGTFAGPDGIIDFNDQVQLSKKATNHYGYGTTLKANYKGIGIEAVISGSFGGWSEIDARKKMNNSISRTFASVPEIWGDIYDPILNPNGTMPNPNWEANSLSPTSNFWKVSSFRMRLASLQLNYSLPKAWLEKVKVSNVRVYATALNPYNFYNPYSYRDSDTAYDVFPNLKTFSFGLNVTF; encoded by the coding sequence ATGAACTTAAAATTTTTACGCAAAATTTCTTTGTCATTGCTTTTCATGCTACTGGCAAGTACCATCCTCTTTGCCCAAGACCGGAAGGTAACGGGAAAGGTTGTCGATCAGGCAGATGGACAGGGAATTCCTGGTGTGAACGTAAGCTTAAAAGGGATTCCGAGTAATGTAAGTACAAATTCGGATGGAAATTTTACCATTCAGATAAAATCTGATGCTGATGTGCTGGTATTTTCTTTTATCGGATACGTTAGACAGCAGATCACAGTGGGTAAACAAACCAACATCGCTGTTCGCTTAGTATCCGAAAACAAGAGCTTAGAAGATGTAGTTGTGGTAGGTTACGGTACTCAGAAAAGAAGTCATTTAACTGGCGCTGTGGTCGATATTAAAGCAACAGAAGTAGAAGATTTACCAGCGAGTAACATCGGTGCTGCCCTGGCAGGAAAAATATTGGGCGTTGGTGTGAGCGGGGGTATTTCCAGACCAGGTTCTACTGCCAAGCTTACCATCAGAAATCCAAACACAATCTTTTCTAAAGATGGTGGTTCTACTGATCCGCTGTATGTTATCGATGATGTAATTCAGATTAATCCACAAAACGGACAACCGGATGCTACACTTTTCAATAACCTTGATCCATCTGAGATTGAGAGCCTGTCTTTTTTAAAAGATGCATCAGCAGCCATTTATGGTACCCGGGCAGGTAATGGAGTAGTATTAGTAAAAACCAAACGTGGTAAAATTGGTCCTCCACGTATTAGTTACAGTGGTTCGTATGCAGTTAATGATGAAGCTTACCGTACCAAAATGTTAAGTGCTTACCAATTTGGCATGTATTATAATATTATGAACGGACCTAACGGCGCAAATGTAAATCCTACAGGAGCCTCTGCGGCGGATAGTTTTTTTAGCCAGGATGAGCTTGAGCATTTTAAAAATATCAATTATGATTGGTTAGAAGATGCATGGAAATCAGCTTATAATATGAAGCATACCTTAAGTATTTCAGGAGGCTCAGACCGTGCAACTTATTTTGGCGATATTGCCTACTACAAACAGGATGGAAATCTTTCAAGTCTTGATTTTAAACGTTGGAATTTCAGATCAGGAGCCGATATTAAAGTTGCTACTAACCTAAAAGTGGGTTTACAGGTTTCAGGAAACAATAGCGAACTGATTAAAACTTTTAATAAAATTGGTAGTGAGCTGGACGATAACGACTACCGTAACCTGATTCTTGCACCGCGTTATGTTCCCATCTATATTAATGGATATCCTGTTAAATTACCAGGAACAACGAACGATTTTTCTACTTACCATTTCTATGAAATTGAAAAATTGGGTAATCTGGCCAATACCAGAACTACAAATTATACCGTAAACTTAAATGCTCAATACGATATTCCATTCGTAAAAGGCTTAAGTGCAAGAGCTACATATTCGAGAAATATGGGAAGTAGTGCTGGCTCACAGATTGGTACAAAATACAATGTATACACATTTAAGAAATTGGGCACCAACGAGCATATTTACGATGGCGCAACACAGCCAACGGCGCTTGTAGCTTCTAATGGTAACAGGCTTTATTATTCAAATACCACACAAAGTTCAACTCAATCCAACTTTTTGCTTACCTATAACAGAACATTTGGAAAACATACCATTGGTGCTTTAGCAACGGTAGAAAGATCAGAACAGGCTTATGATAATGAAGTGGTATTTAAGGCAGATCCTATCCAGCAAACAAACGGTCAGTTTAACTCGGCTACTGGCGCTATTGATGGAAGTACCACAAAATCAGAAGGTGGATCGCTATCTTATGTGGCCAGGGCCAATTATAGCTACGCAGATAAATACCTTGCCGAATTTATGTTCAGAAGTGATGCTTCTACCAAATTTGCACCGGGTAATTATTGGGGTAATTTCTACTCAGGTTCATTGGGCTGGGTAATTTCTGAAGAAGACTTTTTTAAAGTGCCGGGTATTGATTTCTTGAAATTAAGATACTCAATAGGTTTATTAGGAAACGACCAAACCAAAGCCTGGCTATGGAGACAGCGTTATACTTTCCAGGATGGTAAAGGAGCGGTTTTCGGAGGAGATGGTAATGCTACAGCAGGTTATAAAATGGAGGCGTCGCCAAACCCTGACGCGACGTGGAGTGACGAACTTAAAAACAACATTGGTATTGATGCTAAATTCTTAAAAAACCGACTTACATTTTCTGCTGATGGTTATTACAACCATGCCACTAATATTTTAACAGAGGTAACATCAAACATTCCAATCACCATTGGAGGCTCGGTAGCTTCACAAAATTATGCAACAGCAGATTATTTCGGTTATGAACTAGGTATTGGATGGAATGATAAAATCGGAAAAGATTTTAGTTACGGCGTTGATTTCAGGTTTGCCTGGTCAGACAATAAGGTAATTAAGGCAGATTATAATGCAAATGATGTATTGTATCCATGGAATCCACGTAATGGTACCTCATCTGATGTTGGTAAATGGGGTTACGATTATTTAGGTATGTTTAAAGATCAGCAAGAAATTGATGCTTATGTAAACCAATATAAAATTACCTCAGTAAATCCGGGCGCTGCAGGAAGTGGATCAGCAATTTTGGCTAAAGATTTAAAACCAGGCATGCTTTATTACAGAGATGTTAGAGGACCACTACAACCTGATGGAACTTTTGCAGGTCCTGACGGAATCATCGATTTTAATGATCAGGTCCAATTATCTAAAAAAGCCACTAACCATTATGGCTACGGAACAACATTGAAAGCCAATTATAAAGGAATTGGGATTGAAGCGGTAATTTCAGGTTCGTTTGGAGGATGGTCGGAGATTGACGCACGTAAAAAAATGAACAATTCTATATCCCGTACTTTTGCGAGTGTGCCAGAAATCTGGGGCGATATTTATGATCCGATCCTTAACCCAAATGGTACAATGCCAAATCCTAACTGGGAAGCTAACAGTTTAAGTCCGACATCGAATTTCTGGAAAGTTTCTTCTTTTAGAATGCGTTTGGCCAGCTTACAGTTAAATTACTCTTTGCCAAAAGCTTGGCTTGAAAAAGTTAAAGTAAGTAATGTACGTGTTTATGCAACAGCCTTAAACCCTTATAATTTCTATAATCCATATTCATATAGAGACAGTGATACGGCATACGACGTTTTTCCGAACCTGAAAACATTTTCTTTTGGATTAAACGTAACCTTTTAA